One Stenotrophomonas maltophilia DNA window includes the following coding sequences:
- a CDS encoding alkaline phosphatase D family protein: MLGGDWHSTFVNDLKLDFDAASAPVVATEFIAPAISSGGDDTPYGPYYGPSIPQNPHIRYFDGDRRGWWKLQLNRQTVDAELCFADSVLRADAAVRTAARFQVTHGRPGAVPV, translated from the coding sequence GTGCTTGGCGGCGACTGGCATTCCACCTTCGTCAACGACCTGAAGCTGGACTTCGATGCCGCCAGTGCGCCGGTCGTGGCGACCGAATTCATCGCCCCGGCGATCAGCAGTGGCGGCGACGACACGCCCTATGGCCCGTACTACGGTCCGTCGATTCCGCAGAACCCGCATATCCGCTATTTCGACGGCGACCGCCGTGGCTGGTGGAAGCTGCAGCTGAACCGGCAGACCGTGGATGCGGAACTGTGCTTCGCCGACAGTGTGCTGCGTGCGGACGCTGCGGTGCGCACCGCGGCGCGTTTCCAGGTGACCCACGGCCGTCCGGGCGCTGTCCCGGTGTAA
- a CDS encoding alkaline phosphatase D family protein, translating into MRGPVDPESRRRLLRMAWQGTGAAIALAAMPGLATAGPRPRMGRDPFTLGVAAGDPDPQGAVLWTRLAPDPLNGGGMPSRAVPVRWFVAEDPGMRRLVQRGVAAAVPELAHSVHVEVNGLRPGRDYYYRFACDGDEESAVGHFRTAPLADMQLQQLRLALCTCQAWNSGYYPVLRDIAQSDVDLVLHAGDYLYEYSPLQNARGRTLDAERFSGETVSLERYRDQYALYKLDPDLQAAHAAHAFAVIWDDHEVQNDYSGVHPEKPGVSIEDFIVRRAAAYRAFYEHLPMRSTPAGNGGLRVHRRLRYGDLAQLTLLDCRQFRPANPCGVGESPRCDAALDARMSMLGTGQEAWFAQSMAAAQGTRWNVVVQQLLMAQLRLDGGTSRERFWNDAWDGYPAARNRLLQAMQAGGQAGRAMPSCLAATGIPPSSTT; encoded by the coding sequence ATGCGCGGGCCTGTGGATCCGGAAAGCCGTCGTCGCCTGCTGCGTATGGCGTGGCAGGGCACGGGGGCGGCGATCGCACTGGCGGCGATGCCCGGGCTGGCCACGGCCGGCCCACGGCCGCGGATGGGGCGTGATCCGTTCACCCTCGGTGTCGCCGCCGGTGATCCGGATCCGCAGGGTGCGGTGTTGTGGACGCGGCTGGCCCCGGACCCGCTCAACGGCGGTGGCATGCCATCGCGGGCGGTGCCGGTACGCTGGTTCGTGGCTGAGGACCCGGGCATGCGCCGGCTGGTGCAGCGCGGCGTAGCTGCCGCGGTGCCCGAGCTGGCCCACTCGGTGCATGTGGAAGTCAATGGCCTGCGCCCAGGCCGCGACTACTACTACCGCTTCGCCTGCGATGGCGATGAGGAAAGCGCGGTCGGCCATTTCCGCACCGCGCCGTTGGCGGACATGCAGCTGCAGCAGCTGCGGTTGGCGCTGTGCACCTGCCAGGCCTGGAACAGTGGCTACTACCCGGTGCTGCGCGACATCGCGCAGAGTGACGTCGACCTGGTGCTGCATGCCGGTGACTACCTGTACGAATACAGCCCGCTGCAGAACGCACGCGGGCGCACGCTGGATGCCGAGCGCTTCAGCGGCGAGACGGTCAGCCTGGAGCGCTACCGTGACCAGTACGCGCTGTACAAGCTCGATCCGGATCTGCAGGCTGCGCACGCCGCACATGCGTTCGCAGTGATCTGGGACGATCATGAAGTGCAGAACGATTACTCCGGTGTCCATCCGGAGAAGCCCGGCGTGTCGATCGAGGACTTCATCGTGCGTCGTGCGGCGGCCTACCGTGCGTTTTACGAGCACCTGCCGATGCGCAGCACGCCTGCGGGCAATGGCGGCCTGCGCGTGCACCGTCGCCTGCGCTACGGCGATCTGGCACAGCTGACGCTGCTCGACTGCCGCCAGTTCCGCCCGGCCAATCCCTGTGGCGTGGGCGAGTCGCCGCGCTGTGATGCTGCACTGGACGCGCGCATGAGCATGCTCGGCACGGGTCAGGAAGCGTGGTTCGCGCAGTCGATGGCGGCCGCGCAGGGCACGCGCTGGAACGTGGTGGTGCAGCAGTTGCTGATGGCGCAGCTGCGGCTGGACGGCGGCACGTCGCGCGAGCGCTTCTGGAACGACGCCTGGGATGGCTATCCCGCCGCACGTAACCGGCTGCTGCAGGCGATGCAGGCAGGCGGGCAGGCGGGCAGGGCAATGCCATCGTGCTTGGCGGCGACTGGCATTCCACCTTCGTCAACGACCTGA
- a CDS encoding TonB-dependent receptor family protein, whose product MSSHAPLRRNLLALLVCAWLPSLAIAETAPATDAQSATTLDSISVIGRGEARQVQRVTAEDMKILPPGANPLKLLVSKPGVHFESADATGAYEWSTSISLRGFNQNRLGYTLDGIPLGNMAYGNSNGLHISRAVISENLGGAEVSTGIGALGTPSTSNLGGVFQFYSIDPSTEYGVVLAQGFGSDNARRSYARLETGDHQGFAAYLSGAYSEGDKWKGKSSQELKQFNGKATYNFGTDSKITALFNASRRVEADYQDLSLEMIDRLGWDWDNYAPDWDRAVAAARGKFSGGVNSPWDAYYSGHGLRNDDLSSIAGDFGLNESMRLKVNVYNHSNRGQGHWFSPSNPSNPGTSREIPISIRTTEYAIDRTGVTSAFTWNVGGHELEAGLWYEDNGHSVQRNFYYIDGPITDDFFLRNPDQRVWHQRYTTITRQFYVQDRFRLFDDRLTIDIGAKSPHTRTSVRTPLGSYANNSSLTSKKGLLPQAGFNFKINEGNEIFGSFAKNVAAYALGVGSPFNVPQAAFDASAKNLKPEQSRTIELGWRGYGRGYEASVAVYDVKFDNRLLAIAQCVGILGCPALFSNVGSVTSRGAEATLQLKPMQDLSWSNALSWNDSTYDNDYVNNGVVPTRGKKTVDTPEWMFASTLAWTPGPWDLRLAANHVGKRYVTYTNDVSVPSYWLVNASVAYDFGKLGPAQNLTVALNLTNLTDKRYLSSINTNGTYAADPTRSLATMQVGAPRQVMATATVHF is encoded by the coding sequence ATGTCGTCCCACGCTCCGCTCCGCCGCAATCTGCTGGCCCTGCTGGTCTGTGCTTGGCTGCCGTCGCTGGCTATCGCTGAAACCGCCCCCGCGACCGACGCGCAGTCGGCCACCACCCTCGATTCGATCTCGGTAATCGGCCGCGGTGAAGCCCGCCAGGTGCAGCGTGTGACCGCCGAGGACATGAAGATCCTGCCGCCGGGTGCCAACCCGCTGAAGCTGCTGGTCAGCAAGCCGGGCGTGCACTTCGAATCGGCCGATGCCACCGGCGCCTACGAATGGTCCACCAGCATCAGCCTGCGTGGTTTCAACCAGAACCGCCTGGGCTACACCCTCGATGGCATCCCGCTGGGCAACATGGCCTACGGCAACAGCAACGGCCTGCACATCAGCCGCGCGGTGATCAGCGAGAACCTGGGCGGTGCTGAAGTGTCCACCGGCATCGGCGCACTGGGTACGCCGTCCACCAGCAACCTCGGCGGTGTGTTCCAGTTCTATTCGATCGATCCGTCCACCGAATACGGTGTGGTTCTGGCACAGGGCTTTGGCAGCGACAACGCGCGCCGCAGCTATGCACGCCTGGAGACCGGCGATCACCAGGGCTTTGCGGCCTACCTGTCCGGCGCATACTCGGAAGGCGACAAGTGGAAGGGCAAGAGCTCGCAGGAGCTGAAGCAGTTCAACGGCAAGGCCACCTACAACTTCGGAACGGACAGCAAGATCACCGCGCTGTTCAACGCCTCGCGCCGCGTCGAGGCCGATTATCAGGATCTGTCGCTGGAGATGATCGATCGCCTCGGCTGGGACTGGGACAACTACGCGCCGGACTGGGATCGTGCCGTCGCCGCGGCACGCGGAAAATTCAGCGGTGGCGTCAACAGCCCGTGGGACGCGTATTACTCTGGTCACGGCCTGCGCAATGACGACCTGTCCAGCATCGCCGGCGATTTCGGCCTGAACGAGTCGATGCGTTTGAAGGTCAACGTCTACAACCACAGCAACCGTGGCCAGGGCCACTGGTTCAGCCCGTCCAATCCGTCCAACCCGGGCACCAGCCGCGAGATCCCGATCTCGATCCGCACCACCGAGTACGCGATCGACCGCACTGGCGTGACCTCGGCGTTTACCTGGAACGTCGGTGGCCATGAATTGGAGGCCGGTCTCTGGTACGAGGACAACGGTCATAGCGTGCAGCGCAACTTCTACTACATCGACGGCCCAATCACCGACGACTTCTTCCTGCGCAACCCGGACCAGCGCGTGTGGCACCAGCGCTACACCACCATCACCCGCCAGTTCTACGTGCAGGACCGCTTCCGCCTGTTCGATGATCGCCTGACCATCGACATCGGTGCGAAGTCGCCGCACACCCGTACCAGCGTGCGCACGCCGCTGGGCAGCTACGCCAACAACAGCAGTCTGACCTCGAAGAAGGGGCTGCTGCCGCAGGCCGGCTTCAACTTCAAGATCAACGAAGGCAACGAGATCTTCGGTTCGTTCGCCAAAAACGTCGCCGCCTATGCGCTGGGCGTGGGCAGCCCGTTCAATGTGCCGCAGGCCGCCTTCGATGCCAGCGCGAAGAACCTGAAGCCGGAACAGTCGCGCACCATCGAGCTGGGTTGGCGTGGCTACGGCCGCGGCTATGAAGCCTCGGTGGCGGTGTACGACGTCAAGTTCGACAACCGCCTGCTGGCCATCGCGCAGTGCGTGGGCATCCTCGGTTGCCCGGCACTGTTCTCCAACGTCGGTTCGGTGACCAGCCGCGGCGCCGAGGCGACGCTGCAGCTGAAGCCGATGCAGGACCTGTCGTGGTCCAACGCGCTGTCCTGGAATGACAGCACCTACGACAACGACTACGTGAACAACGGCGTGGTGCCGACCCGCGGCAAGAAGACCGTCGACACCCCGGAATGGATGTTCGCCAGCACCCTGGCCTGGACCCCGGGCCCGTGGGACCTGCGGCTGGCCGCCAACCACGTCGGCAAGCGTTACGTGACCTATACCAACGATGTGTCGGTGCCGAGCTACTGGCTGGTCAACGCCTCGGTGGCCTATGACTTCGGCAAGCTCGGCCCGGCGCAGAACCTGACCGTGGCGTTGAACCTGACCAACCTGACCGACAAGCGCTACCTGTCCTCGATCAACACCAACGGCACCTACGCCGCCGACCCGACCCGCAGCCTGGCGACCATGCAGGTCGGTGCGCCGCGCCAGGTGATGGCCACCGCTACCGTGCACTTCTGA
- a CDS encoding replicative DNA helicase: MSARPGFRSNRRERGDGFDRDRDRDESRIDQLRVPPHSVEAEQAVLGGLMLAPEAYDRVNDQLTEGDFYRRDHQMIYRAIRELSERERPFDAVTLGEWFESQGKMELVGDGAYLIELASTTPSAANIVAYAEIVRDKAVLRQLIQVGTDIVNDGFQPEGRESSELLASAEKSVFAIAEQGARGRTDFVAMPGALKDAFEELRSRFENGGNITGLPTGYNDFDAMTSGLQPTDLIILAARPAMGKTTFALNIAEYAAIKSKKGVAVFSMEMSASQLAMRLISSNGRINAQRLRTGQLEDEDWSRVTSAIKMLKETKIFIDDTPGVSPEVLRSKCRRLKREHDLGLVVIDYLQLMSVPGNSENRATEISEISRSLKGLAKELHVPVIALSQLNRSLETRTDKRPVMADLRESGAIEQDADMIVFIYRDDYYNKENSPDKGLAEIIIGKHRGGPTGSCKLKFFGEYTRFDNLAHDSVGSFE, translated from the coding sequence ATGTCCGCTCGCCCCGGCTTCCGTTCCAACCGCAGAGAGCGCGGTGATGGCTTCGATCGCGATCGTGATCGCGACGAGTCGCGCATCGACCAGTTGCGGGTGCCGCCCCATTCGGTGGAAGCCGAGCAGGCGGTGCTGGGTGGCCTGATGCTGGCCCCGGAGGCCTATGACCGGGTCAATGACCAGCTGACCGAAGGCGATTTCTACCGCCGCGACCATCAGATGATCTATCGCGCGATCCGCGAGCTGTCCGAGCGCGAGCGGCCGTTCGATGCGGTGACCCTGGGCGAATGGTTCGAATCGCAGGGCAAGATGGAACTGGTGGGCGATGGCGCTTACCTGATCGAGCTGGCCAGTACCACGCCTTCGGCGGCCAACATTGTGGCCTACGCCGAGATCGTGCGTGACAAGGCGGTGCTGCGGCAGCTGATCCAGGTGGGCACCGACATCGTCAACGATGGTTTCCAGCCCGAGGGCCGCGAGAGCAGCGAGCTGCTGGCATCGGCGGAAAAGAGCGTGTTCGCCATCGCCGAACAGGGCGCACGCGGCCGTACCGATTTCGTGGCGATGCCCGGTGCACTGAAGGATGCCTTCGAAGAGCTGCGCAGCCGCTTCGAGAACGGCGGCAACATCACCGGCCTGCCGACCGGCTACAACGATTTCGATGCGATGACCTCCGGCCTGCAGCCGACCGACCTGATCATCCTGGCTGCGCGCCCGGCCATGGGCAAGACCACCTTTGCGCTGAACATCGCCGAGTACGCGGCGATCAAGTCGAAGAAAGGCGTGGCGGTGTTCTCGATGGAAATGTCGGCATCGCAGCTGGCAATGCGCCTGATTTCCTCCAACGGCCGCATCAACGCGCAGCGCCTGCGTACCGGCCAGCTGGAAGACGAGGACTGGAGCCGCGTCACCAGTGCGATCAAGATGCTGAAGGAAACCAAGATCTTCATCGACGATACGCCGGGCGTGTCGCCGGAAGTGCTGCGTTCCAAGTGCCGCCGCCTCAAGCGCGAACATGACCTGGGCCTGGTGGTGATCGACTACCTGCAGCTGATGAGCGTGCCGGGCAACAGCGAAAACCGCGCGACGGAAATCTCGGAGATCTCGCGTTCGCTGAAGGGCCTGGCCAAGGAACTGCACGTGCCGGTGATCGCGCTGTCGCAGCTCAACCGCTCGCTGGAAACACGTACCGACAAGCGTCCGGTGATGGCCGACCTTCGCGAATCGGGCGCAATCGAGCAGGACGCGGACATGATTGTCTTCATCTACCGCGACGATTACTACAACAAGGAAAATTCGCCGGACAAGGGCCTGGCCGAGATCATCATCGGCAAGCACCGTGGTGGCCCGACCGGTTCGTGCAAGCTGAAGTTCTTCGGCGAATACACCCGCTTCGACAACCTGGCCCACGATTCGGTCGGCTCGTTCGAGTAA
- a CDS encoding NADPH-dependent FMN reductase encodes MSVPTIAVFVGSLRKDSCNRKLAHALEKIAGDRARFQYVQIGDLPLYDQDFDGHYPAQGTRLKDQVRAADAVLFVTPEYNRSVPGVLKNAIDIGSRPYGDSAFAGKPAAVIGASIGQIGTAVAQQHLRNSLAFLDMHVLGQPEAFIHFKDGLIDADGTVHNEGTQKFLQGYVDRFLALIAVHVKGD; translated from the coding sequence ATGTCCGTCCCCACCATCGCCGTGTTCGTCGGCAGCCTGCGCAAGGATTCCTGCAACCGCAAACTGGCCCATGCGCTGGAGAAGATTGCCGGTGACCGTGCGCGCTTCCAGTACGTGCAGATCGGTGACCTGCCGCTATATGACCAGGACTTCGATGGCCACTATCCGGCGCAGGGTACCCGGCTGAAGGACCAGGTCCGTGCCGCCGATGCGGTGCTGTTCGTGACCCCGGAATACAACCGGTCGGTGCCGGGCGTGCTGAAGAACGCCATCGATATCGGCTCGCGCCCCTACGGTGACAGCGCGTTTGCCGGCAAACCGGCGGCGGTGATCGGCGCCTCCATCGGCCAGATCGGCACCGCCGTGGCCCAGCAGCACCTGCGCAACAGCCTGGCCTTCCTGGACATGCACGTGCTCGGCCAGCCCGAGGCGTTCATTCATTTCAAGGACGGCCTGATCGACGCCGATGGTACGGTCCACAATGAAGGCACGCAGAAATTCCTGCAGGGCTACGTGGACCGGTTCCTGGCGCTGATCGCGGTTCACGTCAAGGGCGATTGA
- the asnB gene encoding asparagine synthase (glutamine-hydrolyzing), with protein sequence MCGLAGMLLPAPVASAEVLQAQVLAMGEALHHRGPDDGGRWVDAGAGIALAHRRLSILDLSPLGHQPMASSDGRYVMAYNGEVYNFAALRAELEPLGHAFRGHSDTEVLLAAILQWGIEDTLQRCNGMFAIALWDRQQQCLWLARDRVGKKPLYYGWAGDTLVFGSELKALWQHPAFDNDIDRDALTLLLRLDYIPAPHSIHQRCYKLMPGRVLRLDAEAVAAGASAHRPEQAQRPYWDARTRMQAALAAPFLGRIEDAEEQLDGLLRDAVALRMVADVPVGVFLSGGTDSSLVAALMQAQSGQPVHSFSIGFTGSGHDEAPLARELAAHLGCDHTELYVSGADALAVVPQLPAMFDEPFADASQVPTALVARLARQGVTVALSGDGGDELFFGYTRYVRALRNWQMLGRVPGPLRRWMGARSQQQGEASRTGGLAALLAESGARGIGDVYRNRISRWRDPTAAVPGAEAAGSFYDLADPLHGAGTPADAMMLADYVTYLPDDLLCKVDRTSMAVSLEARAPLLDSRVAEFAWSLPLGFKRSETTSKVLLKRVLGRYVPQSMVHRPKRGFGAPVSDWLKGDLRPWAEDLLQPARLEQEGVLSAAAVQPLWQQFLGGQRKWHTHLWNVLMFQAWQAHWRQVRAGVTGG encoded by the coding sequence ATGTGTGGATTGGCGGGAATGTTGTTGCCGGCGCCGGTGGCGTCGGCCGAGGTGCTGCAGGCGCAGGTCCTGGCCATGGGCGAGGCGCTGCACCACCGCGGGCCGGATGATGGCGGGCGCTGGGTCGATGCCGGGGCAGGCATTGCGCTGGCGCACCGTCGGCTGAGCATTCTCGACCTGTCGCCGCTGGGCCACCAGCCGATGGCCTCGTCCGATGGTCGCTACGTGATGGCCTACAACGGCGAGGTCTACAACTTCGCCGCCCTGCGTGCCGAGCTGGAGCCGTTGGGGCATGCCTTCCGTGGCCACTCCGACACCGAAGTGCTGCTGGCAGCGATCCTGCAGTGGGGCATCGAGGACACCCTGCAGCGCTGCAACGGCATGTTCGCCATCGCGCTGTGGGACCGCCAGCAGCAGTGCCTGTGGCTGGCCCGCGATCGTGTTGGCAAGAAGCCGCTGTACTACGGCTGGGCCGGTGACACCTTGGTGTTCGGTTCCGAACTGAAGGCGCTGTGGCAGCACCCGGCGTTCGACAACGACATCGACCGCGACGCACTGACCCTGTTGCTGCGGCTGGATTACATTCCGGCGCCGCACAGCATCCACCAGCGCTGCTACAAGCTGATGCCGGGCCGCGTGCTGCGCCTGGATGCCGAAGCCGTAGCGGCGGGTGCATCGGCGCACCGCCCGGAACAGGCGCAACGCCCGTATTGGGATGCGCGTACACGCATGCAGGCGGCGCTGGCCGCGCCGTTCCTGGGCCGTATCGAGGACGCCGAGGAACAGCTGGACGGGCTGCTGCGCGATGCGGTGGCGCTGCGCATGGTGGCCGACGTGCCGGTGGGCGTGTTCCTGTCCGGCGGCACCGATTCGTCGCTGGTGGCTGCGCTGATGCAGGCACAGAGCGGTCAGCCGGTACACAGCTTCAGTATCGGCTTCACCGGTTCGGGCCACGACGAGGCGCCGCTGGCCAGGGAACTGGCTGCGCATCTGGGCTGTGACCACACCGAACTCTACGTCAGCGGTGCCGATGCATTGGCGGTGGTGCCGCAGTTGCCGGCGATGTTCGACGAACCCTTCGCCGATGCCTCGCAGGTGCCGACCGCGCTGGTCGCCCGCCTCGCGCGGCAGGGCGTGACCGTGGCGCTGTCAGGCGATGGTGGCGACGAGCTGTTCTTCGGCTATACCCGCTATGTGCGCGCGCTGCGCAACTGGCAGATGCTGGGCCGTGTGCCGGGGCCGCTGCGGCGCTGGATGGGCGCGCGCTCCCAGCAGCAGGGTGAGGCTTCGCGTACCGGCGGCCTGGCCGCGCTGTTGGCCGAGTCCGGCGCGCGTGGCATCGGCGACGTGTACCGCAACCGCATCTCGCGTTGGCGTGATCCGACGGCGGCAGTGCCCGGAGCGGAGGCCGCGGGCAGCTTCTATGACCTGGCCGACCCGTTGCACGGTGCCGGCACACCGGCCGACGCGATGATGCTGGCCGATTACGTGACCTACCTGCCGGATGACCTGCTGTGCAAGGTCGACCGCACCTCGATGGCGGTGAGCCTGGAAGCACGCGCGCCGCTGCTGGATTCACGCGTGGCCGAGTTCGCCTGGTCGCTGCCGTTGGGCTTCAAACGCAGTGAAACCACCAGCAAGGTGCTGCTCAAGCGCGTGCTGGGCCGTTATGTGCCGCAGTCGATGGTGCACCGGCCCAAGCGTGGCTTCGGCGCGCCGGTCAGTGACTGGCTGAAGGGCGACCTGCGACCATGGGCCGAAGACCTGCTGCAGCCTGCACGGCTGGAGCAGGAGGGCGTGCTGTCGGCGGCCGCGGTACAGCCGCTGTGGCAGCAGTTCCTCGGCGGCCAGCGCAAGTGGCATACGCACCTGTGGAACGTGCTGATGTTCCAGGCCTGGCAGGCGCATTGGCGGCAGGTGCGCGCGGGCGTGACCGGCGGCTGA
- a CDS encoding thiamine pyrophosphate-dependent enzyme, producing MFAVVPDPIPARMRVLNRADVCDANFLDAVRGWRGTPRPRPAPDAPILPGSTLTAAAFGELFDSQLASRQLDLMARVLRVQNKVFYTIGSSGHEGNALLARACRHTDPAFLHYRSGAFMAERSRQVPGIDPLRDAALSFAASADDPASGGRHKVWGSKPLWVLPQTSTIASHLPKALGTALAIESGKRLGQALPIPTDSIVLCSFGDASANHATAQTAFNTAMWSAYQKLPAPILFVCEDNGLGISVKTPEGWIAERFSRQPGLDYFFADGLDLATGHAQVQAAVEHCRRTRRPTFLHLRTTRLMGHAGTDFEVEWRALPELCAAEAQDPLLRSAQIAMESGWMDAAAIEVAYETMRARCMAAAADAEGRPTLQSLQEVMAPLAPYTPAAVQAEARREVPADAREALYGAAEALPERQPARHLAIQINHGLQELLAKYPQSLLFGEDVAQKGGVYTVTKDLLRRFGPRRVFNTLLDETMILGVAQGLANMGMLPIPEIQYLAYLHNAIDQVRGEACSLQFFSNDQYRNPMLVRVAGLGYQKGFGGHFHNDNSITALRDIPGLVVGCPSRGDDAVMMLRTLAALARVDGRVAVFLEPIALYMSKDLHAPGDGQWLFDYPAQGQALVPGEGRVYAPEAGDLVVYTYGNGVPMALRAARAIEQQLGWQVRVVDLRWLVPLDAGFIAAQAASARRVLVLDEGRHSGGVGEGVVTALVEAGFGHLPLRRVCGADTYTPLAGAAMFGLPSDNAVIGAALELAQEP from the coding sequence ATGTTCGCTGTGGTTCCAGATCCGATTCCCGCACGCATGCGCGTGCTCAACCGCGCCGACGTGTGCGACGCCAATTTCCTCGACGCGGTACGTGGCTGGCGCGGTACCCCGCGCCCGCGCCCGGCGCCGGATGCGCCGATCCTGCCGGGCAGCACGCTCACTGCCGCCGCGTTTGGCGAGCTGTTCGATTCGCAGCTGGCCAGCCGCCAGTTGGACCTGATGGCACGCGTGCTGCGCGTGCAGAACAAGGTCTTCTACACCATTGGTTCCTCCGGCCATGAAGGCAACGCGCTGCTGGCGCGGGCCTGCCGGCATACCGATCCAGCCTTCCTGCACTATCGCTCTGGTGCCTTCATGGCCGAGCGTTCGCGCCAGGTGCCGGGCATCGATCCGCTGCGCGATGCCGCACTGTCCTTCGCCGCCAGCGCCGATGATCCGGCCAGCGGTGGCCGCCACAAGGTGTGGGGCAGCAAGCCATTGTGGGTGTTGCCGCAGACATCGACCATCGCGTCGCACCTGCCGAAGGCGCTGGGCACCGCGCTGGCCATCGAGAGTGGCAAGCGGCTGGGGCAGGCGCTGCCGATTCCCACCGACAGCATCGTGCTGTGCTCGTTCGGTGATGCCTCGGCCAACCATGCCACCGCGCAGACCGCGTTCAATACCGCGATGTGGTCGGCCTACCAGAAGCTGCCGGCACCGATCCTGTTCGTCTGCGAGGACAACGGGCTGGGCATTTCGGTGAAGACGCCGGAAGGCTGGATTGCCGAGCGCTTCAGCCGCCAGCCGGGGCTCGACTATTTCTTCGCCGATGGTCTGGACCTGGCCACCGGGCATGCGCAGGTGCAGGCCGCGGTGGAACATTGCCGGCGCACGCGGCGGCCGACCTTCCTGCATCTGCGTACCACGCGCCTGATGGGCCATGCCGGGACCGACTTTGAAGTGGAATGGCGCGCGCTGCCGGAGCTGTGCGCGGCCGAGGCGCAGGATCCGCTGCTGCGCTCGGCGCAGATCGCGATGGAGTCGGGCTGGATGGATGCGGCCGCCATCGAAGTGGCCTACGAGACGATGCGCGCGCGCTGCATGGCCGCGGCGGCGGATGCCGAAGGCCGCCCGACGCTGCAGTCGCTGCAGGAGGTGATGGCGCCGCTGGCGCCGTACACGCCGGCAGCGGTGCAGGCCGAGGCGCGGCGCGAGGTGCCCGCCGATGCGCGCGAAGCGCTGTATGGCGCTGCGGAGGCCCTGCCCGAGCGGCAGCCAGCACGGCACCTCGCCATCCAGATCAACCACGGCCTGCAGGAGTTGCTGGCCAAGTATCCGCAGAGCCTGTTGTTCGGCGAGGACGTCGCGCAGAAGGGCGGTGTCTACACCGTCACCAAGGACCTGCTGCGCCGCTTCGGCCCACGCCGGGTGTTCAACACCCTGCTGGACGAAACCATGATCCTTGGCGTGGCGCAGGGTCTGGCCAACATGGGCATGCTGCCGATTCCGGAGATCCAGTACCTGGCCTACCTGCACAACGCCATCGACCAGGTGCGCGGCGAAGCGTGTTCGCTGCAGTTCTTCTCCAACGACCAGTACCGCAACCCGATGCTGGTGCGGGTGGCCGGGCTGGGCTACCAGAAGGGCTTCGGTGGTCACTTCCACAACGACAATTCGATCACGGCACTGCGCGACATCCCCGGCCTGGTGGTCGGCTGCCCGTCGCGCGGCGACGATGCGGTGATGATGCTGCGTACGCTGGCCGCGCTGGCGCGGGTGGATGGACGTGTGGCAGTGTTCCTGGAGCCGATCGCGCTGTACATGAGCAAGGACCTGCATGCGCCGGGCGATGGCCAGTGGCTGTTCGACTACCCGGCCCAGGGCCAGGCCCTGGTACCGGGCGAAGGGCGGGTCTATGCGCCGGAGGCCGGCGACCTGGTGGTCTACACCTATGGCAACGGCGTGCCGATGGCGCTGCGTGCGGCACGGGCCATCGAGCAGCAGTTGGGCTGGCAGGTGCGGGTGGTCGACCTGCGTTGGCTGGTGCCGCTGGATGCCGGTTTCATCGCCGCGCAGGCCGCCAGCGCACGGCGCGTGCTGGTGCTGGACGAGGGCCGTCATAGTGGCGGGGTGGGCGAGGGCGTGGTCACCGCACTGGTCGAGGCCGGCTTCGGCCACCTGCCGCTGCGCCGGGTCTGCGGTGCCGATACCTATACCCCGTTGGCGGGGGCAGCAATGTTCGGGCTTCCAAGCGACAATGCGGTGATTGGCGCCGCCCTTGAACTGGCGCAGGAACCTTGA
- a CDS encoding glutathione S-transferase family protein — MVEERVPLTVHGMSVSGNCHKVRLLLEQLGSRYRWVEVDSAHGQTHTPEFLALNPNAKVPLIVRDDGRVLTESNAILFWLAEGTPYLPSDGWERAQALSWMFFEQYTHEPCVAVARFIRGWTPADSPRRAELPRLHERAATALAVMEQHLREAQWFTGSGYGIADIALFAYTDVAGEGGISLEPFPEVRGWLQRVREQARFLPMPAVTAEVRSRFEAA, encoded by the coding sequence ATGGTGGAAGAGCGCGTCCCGTTGACGGTGCATGGCATGTCGGTCTCGGGCAATTGCCACAAGGTCCGCCTGCTGCTGGAGCAGCTCGGCAGCCGCTACCGCTGGGTGGAAGTGGACAGTGCCCACGGCCAGACCCACACCCCCGAATTCCTGGCGCTCAACCCGAATGCCAAGGTGCCGCTGATCGTCCGCGACGATGGCCGCGTGTTGACCGAATCCAACGCGATCCTGTTCTGGCTGGCCGAGGGCACGCCGTACCTGCCTAGCGACGGCTGGGAGCGCGCGCAGGCGTTGAGCTGGATGTTCTTCGAGCAGTACACGCACGAGCCCTGCGTGGCAGTGGCGCGCTTCATCCGTGGCTGGACCCCAGCGGATTCACCGCGTCGCGCCGAACTGCCACGCCTGCACGAGCGCGCCGCTACCGCGCTGGCAGTAATGGAGCAACATCTGCGCGAAGCGCAGTGGTTCACCGGCAGCGGATACGGTATCGCCGATATCGCCCTGTTTGCCTATACCGATGTGGCGGGCGAGGGCGGCATCAGCCTGGAGCCGTTCCCGGAAGTGCGTGGCTGGCTGCAGCGCGTGCGTGAACAAGCGCGCTTCCTGCCGATGCCGGCGGTGACTGCCGAAGTGCGCTCGCGATTCGAGGCTGCCTGA